From the genome of Spirochaetota bacterium, one region includes:
- the coaBC gene encoding bifunctional phosphopantothenoylcysteine decarboxylase/phosphopantothenate--cysteine ligase CoaBC — MKYVFGVTSSVSIYKVLNVVRGLTKRKNEVKVVMTENATKLVSPILFQALSYNKVYVDNFNYDDPLIHISLAKWGDVFVVIPATANIIGKIANGICDDLVSTIALAFPISKRRILIPAMNKEMWSNPITQENIHKLQNHGWEIIEPEEGLFASPLEGVGKGRLPNEKTIIYNLLRNPNGSLKGKKVLVTAGATKEYIDDVRFISNDSSGLMGLSLALVSYLEGAEVCLVYGNMKFKPFPFIRSIGVSSTDEMLSVVEKEFENTDILFMASAVADFKPSTKLSGKLAKDEITSIELVKTPDILKTVSRNKDSRVIVGFGLGSGDLEEYALKKMKDKNVDLIVANKIEISDGKVSFNPMGNKNNKITIFTRNGDKIYYEGSKLKVARFILDQVLKISKPL, encoded by the coding sequence ATGAAGTATGTTTTTGGTGTAACTAGTAGCGTAAGTATATACAAGGTTTTGAATGTTGTCAGAGGACTAACAAAAAGAAAAAATGAAGTAAAAGTAGTTATGACGGAAAACGCAACGAAATTAGTATCTCCTATTCTATTTCAAGCACTATCTTACAACAAAGTATACGTTGATAACTTTAATTATGATGATCCATTAATTCACATTTCCCTAGCAAAATGGGGAGATGTATTCGTTGTTATACCTGCGACAGCAAATATCATTGGTAAAATTGCAAATGGTATATGTGATGACCTAGTTAGCACGATTGCTCTCGCCTTTCCAATTAGCAAGAGAAGAATTCTGATACCAGCGATGAACAAAGAAATGTGGTCAAACCCGATAACACAAGAAAATATACACAAACTACAGAACCATGGATGGGAGATTATTGAACCAGAGGAAGGGCTGTTTGCCTCACCCCTTGAGGGAGTAGGAAAAGGAAGACTACCAAACGAAAAAACTATTATCTACAACCTTTTAAGAAACCCAAATGGTTCTCTCAAAGGTAAGAAAGTTCTTGTAACAGCTGGTGCTACGAAAGAATATATTGACGATGTTAGGTTTATCTCAAACGACTCATCTGGGTTAATGGGACTTTCACTAGCATTAGTTTCGTATCTAGAAGGCGCAGAAGTTTGTCTGGTCTATGGGAATATGAAGTTCAAACCATTTCCTTTCATTAGGTCAATAGGAGTTTCTTCAACTGATGAAATGCTAAGTGTTGTTGAAAAAGAGTTTGAAAATACTGACATACTATTTATGGCTTCGGCAGTCGCAGATTTCAAACCTTCTACAAAGTTGAGTGGTAAGTTAGCAAAGGACGAAATAACGAGTATAGAACTCGTTAAAACACCAGATATACTTAAAACGGTTTCAAGAAACAAGGATAGTAGGGTCATAGTAGGTTTTGGATTAGGTAGCGGTGATCTTGAAGAGTATGCACTTAAGAAGATGAAAGATAAAAATGTTGATCTCATCGTAGCAAACAAGATAGAAATATCGGATGGCAAAGTTTCTTTCAACCCTATGGGCAACAAAAATAATAAGATTACAATCTTTACAAGAAACGGTGATAAGATTTATTACGAAGGCAGTAAATTGAAAGTTGCTAGATTTATATTAGATCAGGTTCTAAAAATTAGTAAGCCGTTATAA
- a CDS encoding Hsp20/alpha crystallin family protein, with product MRKGLSIWQPFSEIERVRREFDRLFDEFFGSPDTTKDYILSPVVDVYETDKDVVIKAEMPGVKKDEIEITVKDNFVHIKAEKKEEKEEKKENIHRVERFYGRVERLIPMPTDVKSEEAKAEYKDGVLEIRIPKEKISKETKIKIS from the coding sequence ATGAGAAAAGGATTAAGCATTTGGCAACCTTTCTCTGAAATTGAGAGGGTAAGAAGAGAGTTTGACAGGTTGTTTGATGAGTTCTTTGGTAGTCCCGATACTACAAAAGATTACATTCTATCACCAGTAGTTGACGTTTATGAGACTGACAAGGATGTTGTTATAAAGGCAGAGATGCCCGGTGTTAAGAAGGATGAAATTGAGATAACTGTTAAAGACAACTTCGTTCACATAAAGGCAGAGAAGAAAGAAGAGAAAGAGGAGAAGAAGGAGAATATACACAGAGTAGAAAGGTTTTACGGAAGAGTTGAGAGACTCATTCCTATGCCAACGGATGTCAAAAGCGAGGAAGCAAAAGCAGAATACAAAGATGGAGTTCTTGAAATAAGAATTCCTAAAGAGAAAATTTCAAAAGAAACAAAGATAAAAATTTCGTAA
- a CDS encoding LytR C-terminal domain-containing protein: MIKVEDYRRTKFKKRKVRNWVFLALILVLSFVFIALFGNTENNSIISKYPNITVEGKDIILNITSIDTNFEQIIRKVEEVAESLGKDVNVKIYLDSKLISYYSLQNPEISVLNAKGEKDLAMNVSLFLIERGMNVKNYGNYASEIGNSLIINRTPNRKVLEELSRSLGISMVSNLFFEPSLEGELSGIVVVLGKDFELRKLKK; encoded by the coding sequence ATGATAAAAGTTGAAGATTACAGGAGAACGAAGTTCAAGAAAAGAAAAGTCAGAAATTGGGTATTTCTAGCGCTAATTTTGGTTTTGTCTTTTGTTTTCATAGCATTGTTTGGCAATACTGAAAATAACAGTATTATCTCAAAGTATCCAAATATAACTGTTGAAGGTAAAGATATAATCTTAAACATAACGAGTATTGATACAAATTTTGAACAAATTATTCGTAAAGTAGAGGAAGTTGCGGAGAGTTTAGGTAAGGATGTGAATGTAAAGATCTACCTTGATAGCAAGCTAATCTCATACTACTCGCTACAAAATCCGGAAATATCAGTACTGAATGCGAAGGGGGAGAAGGATTTGGCTATGAATGTCTCTCTTTTTCTAATAGAGAGGGGTATGAATGTTAAAAACTATGGGAACTACGCATCAGAGATTGGCAACTCTCTAATAATAAATAGAACACCTAATAGGAAAGTTTTGGAAGAGTTATCAAGGAGTCTAGGAATAAGTATGGTATCAAATCTTTTCTTTGAACCTTCTTTGGAAGGTGAATTATCTGGGATAGTAGTAGTTCTAGGAAAGGACTTTGAATTAAGAAAACTTAAAAAATAG
- a CDS encoding ACT domain-containing protein, whose amino-acid sequence MKRYSLTCMGKDKPGIVAKVSEVLFKAGSTIEGSRMSLLQGEFAIILIFTLLEDKNAHFLKRELKRVEYEMDIEINIRELDPEEYSDKYEMPRRTYVINVYGADKPGIVFSVTNILYLNNINITNLFTDLIESEGQKVYIMSITVDASNIQSETILKDKIEKICREMGLQVSIQEVEEVEM is encoded by the coding sequence ATGAAAAGATATTCGCTTACCTGTATGGGTAAAGACAAGCCCGGTATAGTTGCCAAAGTTTCTGAAGTTCTCTTCAAAGCAGGTTCAACAATTGAAGGTTCAAGAATGTCTTTGTTGCAGGGAGAGTTCGCTATAATTCTCATATTTACTCTCCTAGAGGATAAAAATGCTCACTTTCTCAAGAGGGAGTTAAAAAGAGTTGAGTATGAAATGGATATTGAGATAAACATAAGAGAGTTAGACCCAGAGGAATATTCAGATAAATACGAAATGCCAAGAAGAACTTATGTTATTAATGTCTATGGTGCAGATAAACCCGGAATAGTATTCAGCGTTACAAATATACTCTACCTCAATAACATAAACATCACTAACCTATTCACAGACCTTATAGAAAGTGAAGGGCAAAAAGTGTATATAATGTCAATAACCGTAGATGCGAGCAACATCCAATCTGAAACTATCTTGAAAGATAAAATTGAAAAGATATGTAGAGAAATGGGATTACAGGTTAGTATTCAAGAAGTTGAAGAGGTGGAGATGTAG
- the def gene encoding peptide deformylase, with protein sequence MILEVIKFPDSRLKMLSKEVKFDEENEEEIQNFIDNLIETMYNAPGGIGISSPQVGVHKRIIVVDARPNKKTTVSHGLVVMINPVIVYSEGNIIVREGCMSIPDYTGNVERKEKIVVKGFDRNFKEIQIETEGMEAVVFQHEIDHLDGILFIDRIKDPQTDLFRRKKYL encoded by the coding sequence ATGATACTTGAAGTTATAAAATTCCCAGACTCCCGTCTTAAGATGTTATCCAAAGAAGTAAAGTTTGATGAAGAGAATGAAGAAGAAATACAAAACTTCATTGATAACCTTATAGAGACTATGTATAACGCACCCGGAGGAATAGGAATATCCTCACCTCAAGTAGGAGTTCATAAAAGAATAATAGTTGTTGATGCAAGACCTAATAAGAAAACTACTGTATCACACGGACTAGTTGTTATGATAAACCCTGTGATAGTCTATTCCGAAGGAAATATAATAGTCAGAGAAGGATGTATGAGTATTCCTGACTACACTGGTAATGTTGAAAGGAAAGAAAAAATAGTGGTTAAGGGATTTGACAGAAATTTTAAGGAGATTCAGATAGAGACAGAAGGAATGGAAGCCGTAGTGTTTCAGCATGAGATAGACCATCTTGACGGAATATTGTTTATTGATAGGATAAAAGACCCACAAACTGACCTGTTTAGAAGGAAGAAATACCTATAG
- a CDS encoding 7-carboxy-7-deazaguanine synthase QueE — protein sequence MRVSEIFESIQGEGDTAGRVALFIRVQGCPLDCVWCDTKYSVPFEGGIEKSVFEISNIISEFIERKEGIVVFTGGEPLAFQDEIHRIITLSQPRFVEFETSGIYLPKSEIRKHKFNVSPKLPNAKLSGGEKAYNKMYQNLKVFSELKSIFKFVISNEEDLEIVMEIITSYSLPKNKVFLMPEGTSPEEILSKSKLILPFCINNGLNYSPRLQVFLNVR from the coding sequence ATGAGAGTATCAGAGATTTTTGAGTCTATTCAGGGAGAAGGTGACACTGCTGGTAGAGTAGCACTCTTCATTAGAGTTCAGGGGTGTCCTCTTGATTGTGTGTGGTGTGATACGAAGTATTCTGTTCCATTTGAAGGAGGAATTGAAAAGAGTGTTTTTGAAATATCAAACATTATAAGCGAGTTCATTGAAAGAAAAGAAGGCATAGTCGTATTCACAGGTGGAGAACCCCTTGCCTTTCAAGATGAAATACATAGAATAATCACTCTTTCACAACCTAGGTTCGTTGAGTTTGAAACATCAGGTATCTACCTACCTAAAAGTGAAATAAGAAAGCATAAATTCAATGTCTCACCTAAACTTCCGAACGCTAAACTATCAGGGGGTGAAAAAGCATACAATAAAATGTATCAAAATCTCAAAGTGTTTTCAGAACTCAAATCAATATTCAAGTTTGTAATCTCCAATGAAGAGGACCTTGAGATTGTGATGGAAATAATAACAAGTTATTCACTTCCGAAAAATAAAGTTTTTCTTATGCCAGAAGGAACATCACCAGAAGAAATTCTATCAAAATCAAAGCTTATACTACCTTTTTGTATAAACAATGGTCTAAACTACTCACCTAGACTCCAAGTCTTTCTAAATGTGAGATAG
- a CDS encoding helix-turn-helix domain-containing protein — translation MDTVGKYLKNLRLQKSVSIEEVVRNTNIPRRYIEGIEKEDFSDFPGEVYIKGYIKSYTMFLGGDPDYALSLYEKKKIEEKDVPFEELIGKRSVFDRLDFRKIGVVLGILVVFISLIVIVLVLVFHRGYEVVVDNNNVKTILKPFSEGEEFRDTVGDISVKIKLIEVRNNGNDIVLSINDSIYSFVLRNRSMMDFNMDGIVDMEIKYESFIDRKPRLRISFYKSQEKKSKQDSVFLENVTVPVEFEILSQDVVWVSLLIDNTEETQFYLNKDSSKKFSAKNKVVLKTSDIKNLKITAGGSSVPIKDEGPSYLVLELIEGLKGVVVNISYME, via the coding sequence ATGGATACAGTTGGTAAGTATTTGAAAAATCTAAGACTCCAGAAAAGTGTCTCAATAGAGGAGGTTGTAAGAAATACAAATATTCCTAGGAGGTACATTGAAGGGATTGAAAAAGAAGATTTTTCAGATTTTCCTGGTGAGGTGTATATAAAAGGATACATAAAATCCTATACTATGTTCCTTGGGGGTGATCCGGACTATGCCTTAAGTTTGTATGAGAAGAAGAAGATTGAGGAGAAAGATGTTCCGTTTGAAGAACTTATCGGTAAAAGATCTGTTTTTGACAGGTTAGATTTTAGGAAAATCGGAGTTGTATTAGGTATCTTGGTAGTGTTTATAAGTCTTATAGTTATTGTATTGGTATTGGTGTTTCATAGAGGCTATGAAGTTGTAGTTGATAACAATAATGTCAAAACGATCCTTAAACCATTTTCGGAAGGAGAGGAATTCAGAGATACAGTTGGTGATATTAGTGTCAAAATAAAACTTATAGAAGTAAGAAATAACGGTAATGATATAGTTTTGAGCATAAACGACTCTATCTATTCGTTCGTGCTGAGGAATCGTTCAATGATGGATTTCAATATGGATGGCATCGTTGATATGGAGATAAAGTATGAATCATTCATTGACAGAAAACCTAGGTTAAGGATATCGTTTTACAAATCACAAGAGAAAAAATCAAAGCAGGATAGTGTATTCTTAGAAAATGTAACAGTTCCTGTAGAGTTTGAGATACTGTCTCAGGATGTTGTTTGGGTATCGCTTTTAATTGATAACACTGAAGAGACACAGTTTTATCTCAACAAAGATTCTTCTAAAAAATTCTCTGCCAAAAATAAGGTAGTTTTAAAGACATCAGACATAAAAAACCTCAAGATAACTGCTGGAGGTAGTAGCGTTCCGATCAAAGATGAAGGACCTTCTTATTTGGTTCTTGAACTGATTGAAGGACTTAAGGGGGTTGTTGTGAATATATCTTATATGGAGTAA
- a CDS encoding right-handed parallel beta-helix repeat-containing protein has product MIHIILATNVSDVVIRNLVVRGGNANGAGIINNCGGGIYFERVTHSLVSNVVLSNNSANNGGGGMFLDSSSNNILIITAVSNSAMFGGGVYLYNNSVSNLVRGIVSRNFASANGGGFTIFGSSFNVVESPIVNNLAGGSGGGVFLLNNANDNTISGSVYSNSATNNGGGIFLESSHNNTISGSVYNNSATNYGGGIYLTNSHNNTISGSVYNNSASWYGGGIYLYYSDNNSISGSVYNNIATNYGGGIALQYSHSNNISGSVYNNSAANNGGGIFLYFSDNNTISGNLYNNSSSSGGGIYILQSHWSVIRGNIYNNSSLVNGGGILVYSSTNVSILDSYITNNWASTINSVISIYYHAINLLISNCYIGGNNNTDSIGIYENHADISTHTIVNNKFITNRLRYLYREFMGSRLITNNADWININNPSLLGTTSGSTNNTLTNL; this is encoded by the coding sequence TTGATACATATCATACTTGCTACGAATGTGAGTGATGTCGTCATAAGGAACTTGGTAGTGAGAGGAGGAAACGCGAATGGTGCTGGGATAATAAACAATTGTGGAGGTGGGATATACTTTGAGAGAGTAACTCATAGTTTGGTGAGTAATGTTGTGTTGTCAAACAACAGTGCTAATAATGGAGGTGGAGGCATGTTCCTAGACTCATCCAGCAACAATATTCTGATCATTACGGCGGTGAGTAATAGTGCTATGTTTGGAGGAGGAGTGTATTTATACAACAACTCTGTCAGTAATCTGGTGAGAGGGATAGTGAGTAGGAACTTTGCGAGTGCTAATGGTGGAGGATTTACGATTTTTGGCTCTTCGTTTAATGTTGTTGAAAGTCCTATTGTGAATAATCTTGCTGGTGGTTCTGGAGGAGGAGTATTTCTGCTTAATAATGCAAACGACAACACCATAAGTGGGAGTGTGTATAGCAACAGTGCTACAAACAACGGAGGAGGGATATTTTTGGAGAGTTCTCACAACAACACCATAAGTGGAAGTGTGTATAATAACAGCGCTACAAACTATGGAGGAGGGATATATTTGACCAATTCTCACAACAACACCATAAGTGGTAGTGTGTATAACAATAGTGCTAGTTGGTATGGAGGAGGAATATACTTATATTATTCTGACAACAACTCCATAAGTGGAAGTGTATATAACAACATTGCTACAAACTATGGAGGAGGGATAGCTTTGCAGTATTCTCACAGCAACAACATAAGTGGAAGTGTATATAATAACAGTGCTGCAAACAACGGGGGAGGGATATTTTTGTACTTCTCTGACAACAACACCATAAGTGGTAACCTGTATAACAATAGTTCAAGCTCTGGTGGTGGAATTTATATACTCCAATCACACTGGAGTGTGATAAGAGGTAATATCTATAATAATTCGTCTCTTGTTAATGGTGGTGGAATATTGGTTTATAGTTCAACGAACGTCTCAATCCTAGACTCATACATAACGAATAACTGGGCATCAACAATAAATTCAGTGATAAGCATATACTATCATGCAATAAACCTTTTAATCTCAAACTGCTACATAGGCGGGAACAACAACACAGACTCAATAGGTATATATGAAAACCATGCTGATATAAGCACTCACACGATAGTTAATAACAAGTTTATAACGAATAGGTTGAGATACCTGTATAGGGAATTCATGGGTAGTAGATTGATAACCAACAATGCTGACTGGATCAATATCAACAATCCATCTCTTCTTGGCACAACTTCTGGATCAACTAACAACACTTTGACAAATTTATAA
- the fabZ gene encoding 3-hydroxyacyl-ACP dehydratase FabZ gives MGVCMEEELKEVNIDVVEIQRVLPHRFPFLLVDKIEKMSKTKAIGYKNVTINEWFFQGHFPNYPIMPGVLIIEGLAQCAGVLALKSIGYSSEKPPLIFFATIDNVKFRNPVFPGDKLIYEVEVLKLSSKFGKFKGIAKVDDKTCVEAEMMAVIQTE, from the coding sequence TTGGGGGTTTGTATGGAAGAGGAACTAAAAGAAGTTAATATTGATGTTGTTGAGATACAGAGAGTGCTTCCTCATAGGTTTCCTTTCCTTCTAGTTGATAAGATTGAGAAAATGAGTAAAACTAAGGCAATAGGTTATAAGAACGTTACGATAAACGAGTGGTTCTTTCAGGGACATTTCCCTAACTATCCTATAATGCCGGGTGTCTTGATAATTGAAGGTTTGGCTCAATGTGCTGGAGTTTTGGCACTGAAATCAATCGGCTATAGTTCCGAAAAACCACCTCTCATATTCTTCGCAACGATTGATAATGTCAAATTCAGAAATCCAGTGTTTCCCGGAGACAAACTTATCTATGAGGTAGAAGTATTAAAACTTTCTAGCAAGTTTGGTAAGTTCAAAGGTATTGCGAAGGTAGATGATAAAACCTGTGTTGAAGCGGAAATGATGGCTGTGATACAAACTGAGTAA